A window of the Streptococcus sp. 116-D4 genome harbors these coding sequences:
- the dltB gene encoding D-alanyl-lipoteichoic acid biosynthesis protein DltB, giving the protein MMEFFKQLPHLEPYGNPQYFVYVIAATLPIFIGLFFKKRFAWYEVLVSIFFIVTMLVGGKTNQLAALGIYLCWEILLLLFYKHYRKSKDGKWVFYLVSFLSLLPIIFVKVQPAINGTQSLLGFLGISYLTFRSVGIIIELRDGVIKDFTLWEFLRFLLFMPTFSSGPIDRFKRFNENYRTIPERDELMDMLEEAVKYIMLGFLYKFILAHILGEILLPPLKNLALQSGGFFNHYALAVMYTFGLELFFDFAGYSMFALAISNLMGIRSPINFNKPFLSRDLKEFWNRWHMSLSFWFRDFVFMRMVMLLTRKKVFKNRNVTSSVAYIVNMLIMGFWHGVTWYYIAYGLFHGIGLVINDAWVRKKKALNKERKKAGKATLPDNRWIQLLGMVVTFHVVMFSFLIFSGFLNDLWFKK; this is encoded by the coding sequence ATGATGGAATTTTTCAAACAGCTTCCTCATTTAGAGCCATACGGCAATCCTCAGTATTTTGTCTATGTGATTGCTGCAACCTTGCCCATCTTTATCGGTCTCTTTTTCAAGAAACGCTTTGCCTGGTACGAGGTGTTGGTTAGTATCTTCTTTATCGTCACTATGTTGGTAGGTGGGAAGACCAATCAATTGGCTGCCTTGGGTATTTACCTTTGCTGGGAAATATTGCTCCTGCTTTTCTACAAGCATTATCGAAAAAGCAAGGATGGCAAGTGGGTCTTCTATTTAGTTAGCTTTCTATCCCTACTTCCGATTATCTTTGTCAAGGTGCAACCGGCTATCAATGGAACGCAGTCTTTGCTTGGGTTCTTGGGAATTTCTTATCTAACTTTTCGTTCGGTTGGGATTATCATCGAGCTGAGAGATGGAGTGATTAAGGATTTTACTCTCTGGGAATTCCTCCGTTTCCTTCTCTTCATGCCGACTTTTTCAAGTGGTCCAATCGATCGCTTTAAGCGTTTTAATGAAAATTATCGGACCATTCCTGAGCGAGATGAGTTGATGGATATGCTGGAAGAAGCTGTCAAGTACATCATGCTTGGCTTTCTATACAAGTTTATCCTAGCCCATATTTTAGGAGAGATTTTATTACCTCCTCTGAAGAATCTAGCCCTACAGTCAGGTGGCTTCTTTAACCATTATGCCCTAGCAGTCATGTATACCTTTGGTTTGGAATTGTTCTTTGATTTTGCTGGCTACTCTATGTTTGCCTTAGCCATTTCAAACTTGATGGGGATTCGTAGCCCGATCAACTTCAACAAGCCTTTTTTATCAAGGGATTTAAAGGAGTTTTGGAATCGTTGGCATATGAGCCTGTCTTTTTGGTTTCGTGACTTTGTCTTTATGCGAATGGTGATGTTGTTGACCAGAAAGAAGGTCTTTAAAAATCGCAATGTGACCTCAAGTGTAGCCTATATTGTCAATATGCTGATTATGGGATTTTGGCACGGTGTGACCTGGTACTACATCGCCTATGGACTCTTTCATGGGATTGGACTGGTCATCAATGACGCTTGGGTTCGCAAGAAAAAAGCACTCAATAAAGAACGCAAAAAAGCAGGGAAGGCTACCTTACCTGATAATCGCTGGATTCAGTTGCTTGGCATGGTTGTCACCTTCCATGTCGTCATGTTTTCATTCTTGATCTTTTCTGGATTCTTGAATGATTTATGGTTTAAAAAATAA
- the dltD gene encoding D-alanyl-lipoteichoic acid biosynthesis protein DltD, with amino-acid sequence MLKRLWMIFGPVLIAGLLVCLLIFFYPAEMHHDLGAEKRSAVATTIESFKERSQKVRALSDPNMRFVPFFGSSEWLRFDGAHPAVLAEKYNRSYRPYLLGQRGAASLNQYFGMQQMLPQLENKQVVYVISPQWFSKNGYEPAAFQQYFNGDQLTSFLEHQSGDQASQYAATRLLEQFPNVDMKDLVQKLASKEELSTADNEMIELLARFNERQASFFGQFSVRGYFKYDKHVAKYLKTLPDQFSYQVIEDVVKADAEKNTSNNDLGMENYFYNTQIKKDLTKLKDSQKTHTYLKSPEYNDLQLVLTQFSKSKVNPIFVIPPVNKKWMDYAGLREDMYQQTVQKIRYQLESQGFTNIADFSKDGGEAFFMKDTIHLGWLGWLAFDKAVDPFLSNPTPAPTYHLNERFFSKDWATYDGDVKEFQ; translated from the coding sequence ATGCTTAAACGCTTATGGATGATCTTCGGACCGGTCTTGATAGCTGGTTTGTTGGTTTGTCTGCTTATCTTTTTCTATCCTGCTGAGATGCACCATGATCTGGGAGCTGAAAAGCGTTCGGCGGTGGCTACTACCATTGAAAGTTTTAAGGAGCGGAGTCAAAAGGTCAGAGCCTTATCTGATCCAAATATGCGTTTTGTTCCCTTCTTTGGCTCCAGTGAATGGCTTCGTTTTGACGGCGCCCATCCTGCGGTATTGGCTGAGAAATACAACCGCTCTTATCGCCCCTATCTTTTAGGACAGAGGGGAGCTGCCTCGCTCAATCAGTATTTTGGGATGCAACAGATGTTGCCACAATTGGAGAATAAACAAGTTGTATATGTTATCTCGCCCCAGTGGTTTAGTAAAAATGGCTATGAGCCAGCAGCCTTCCAGCAGTATTTTAATGGGGATCAGTTGACGAGTTTTCTGGAACATCAATCTGGAGATCAGGCTAGTCAATATGCAGCGACTCGCTTACTAGAGCAGTTTCCAAATGTAGATATGAAGGATCTGGTTCAGAAGTTGGCAAGTAAAGAAGAATTGTCGACGGCAGACAATGAAATGATTGAATTATTGGCTCGTTTTAATGAACGTCAAGCTTCCTTTTTTGGTCAGTTTTCGGTTAGAGGCTATTTCAAATACGATAAGCATGTAGCTAAGTATTTAAAGACCTTGCCAGACCAGTTTTCTTATCAAGTGATAGAAGATGTTGTCAAAGCAGATGCAGAAAAGAATACTTCTAATAATGATCTGGGAATGGAGAATTATTTCTATAATACGCAGATTAAGAAAGATTTGACGAAATTAAAGGATTCTCAGAAAACTCATACTTATCTCAAATCGCCAGAGTATAATGATTTACAGTTAGTTTTAACCCAATTTTCCAAATCCAAGGTAAATCCGATTTTTGTCATTCCGCCTGTTAATAAAAAATGGATGGACTACGCTGGTTTGCGGGAGGATATGTACCAACAAACGGTGCAGAAGATTCGCTACCAGTTAGAAAGTCAAGGTTTTACCAATATAGCAGATTTTTCTAAGGACGGTGGGGAAGCTTTCTTTATGAAGGATACCATTCACCTTGGTTGGTTGGGTTGGTTGGCATTTGATAAGGCTGTTGATCCTTTCCTATCCAATCCCACCCCAGCTCCGACGTACCATCTGAATGAGCGCTTTTTCAGCAAAGATTGGGCAACTTATGATGGAGATGTCAAGGAATTTCAATAG
- a CDS encoding teichoic acid D-Ala incorporation-associated protein DltX, which yields MKQRKELYLFLGRTALYFLIFLGLIYFFSYLGQGQGSFIYNEF from the coding sequence ATGAAACAGAGAAAAGAATTGTACCTTTTTCTTGGTCGGACAGCCTTGTATTTTCTTATCTTTCTAGGGCTGATTTACTTCTTTAGCTATCTTGGTCAGGGTCAAGGAAGCTTTATCTATAATGAATTTTAA
- the dltA gene encoding D-alanine--poly(phosphoribitol) ligase subunit DltA: MSNKPIVDMIETIEYFAQTQPNYPVYNVLGQEHTYGDLKADSDSLAAAIDRLDLPEKSPVVVFGGQEYEMLATFVALTKSGHAYIPIDSHSALERISAIIEVAEPSLIIAISDFPLEQVSTPMMNLNQVQEAFAQGTSYEITHPVKGDDNYYIIFTSGTTGKPKGVQISHDNLLSFTNWMITDKEFSTPSRPQMLAQPPYSFDLSVMYWAPTLALGGTLFALPSAITQDFKQLFATLFSLPIAIWTSTPSFVDMAMLSEDFNSEKMPGITHFYFDGEELTVKTAQKLRERFPNARIINAYGPTEATVALSAVAVTDEMLATLKRLPIGYTKADSPTFIIDEDGNKLPNGEQGEIIVSGPAVSKGYMNNPEKTAEAFFEFEGLPAYHTGDVGTMTDGGLLLYGGRMDFQIKFNGYRIELEDVSQNLNKSRFIESAVAVPRYNKDHKVQNLLAYIILKDGVREQFERDIDITKAIKEDLADIMMSYMMPSKFLYRDSLPLTPNGKIDIKGLINEVNSR, from the coding sequence GTGTCAAATAAACCAATAGTAGATATGATTGAAACCATTGAGTATTTTGCTCAGACCCAGCCTAACTATCCTGTTTACAATGTTTTAGGTCAGGAACACACTTATGGAGATTTAAAGGCTGATTCGGATAGTTTGGCTGCAGCGATCGATCGACTGGATTTACCAGAGAAGTCTCCTGTGGTTGTTTTTGGTGGCCAAGAATATGAAATGTTGGCAACTTTTGTAGCGCTGACTAAGTCAGGTCATGCCTACATTCCCATTGACAGTCATTCAGCCTTGGAAAGAATCTCAGCTATTATAGAAGTAGCAGAACCAAGCTTGATTATTGCCATCTCAGACTTTCCATTGGAGCAGGTTTCGACACCGATGATGAACCTAAATCAGGTTCAAGAAGCCTTTGCTCAAGGGACTAGCTATGAAATCACGCATCCAGTCAAGGGAGATGATAACTACTACATTATCTTTACTTCTGGTACGACTGGTAAGCCAAAGGGAGTGCAGATTTCACATGATAATCTCCTCAGCTTTACCAACTGGATGATTACGGACAAGGAATTTTCAACGCCAAGTCGTCCACAAATGCTGGCTCAGCCACCTTATTCATTTGACCTATCCGTCATGTACTGGGCGCCGACCTTGGCACTGGGTGGTACACTTTTTGCCCTTCCTTCAGCTATTACTCAGGACTTTAAGCAACTCTTTGCGACCCTCTTTTCATTACCAATCGCTATCTGGACATCAACGCCTTCTTTTGTGGATATGGCTATGTTGTCTGAAGACTTCAATAGCGAGAAAATGCCTGGAATTACGCATTTCTACTTTGATGGCGAAGAATTGACGGTCAAAACGGCTCAAAAACTACGTGAGCGTTTCCCGAATGCCCGTATTATCAATGCCTACGGCCCAACAGAAGCAACAGTAGCCTTGTCAGCTGTTGCTGTGACAGACGAGATGCTAGCGACTCTCAAACGCCTACCAATCGGCTATACCAAGGCTGATTCTCCAACCTTTATCATTGACGAAGACGGCAATAAATTGCCAAATGGCGAACAGGGAGAAATCATTGTTTCTGGGCCAGCTGTTTCAAAAGGATATATGAACAATCCTGAAAAAACAGCAGAAGCCTTCTTTGAGTTTGAAGGGCTGCCAGCCTATCACACAGGCGATGTGGGGACTATGACAGATGGGGGCTTGCTTCTCTATGGTGGGCGCATGGATTTCCAGATTAAGTTTAATGGCTATCGCATTGAGCTTGAAGATGTCTCTCAAAATCTTAATAAGTCTCGTTTTATAGAGTCAGCTGTAGCTGTCCCACGCTATAACAAGGATCACAAGGTACAAAATCTACTGGCCTATATCATCTTAAAAGATGGTGTTCGCGAGCAGTTTGAACGTGATATCGATATTACCAAGGCTATCAAAGAAGACTTAGCAGATATCATGATGTCTTATATGATGCCATCTAAATTCCTTTATCGAGACAGTTTACCACTGACTCCTAATGGTAAGATTGACATCAAAGGCTTGATCAATGAGGTAAACAGTCGATGA
- the adcR gene encoding zinc-dependent transcriptional regulator AdcR produces the protein MRQLAKDIDAFLNEVILQAENQHEILIGHCTSEVALTNTQEHILMLLSEESLTNSELARRLNVSQAAVTKAIKSLVKEGMLETSKDPKDARVIFYQLTDLARPIAEEHHHHHEHTLLTYEQVATQFTPNEQKVIQRFLTALVGEIK, from the coding sequence ATGAGACAGCTAGCGAAGGATATCGATGCCTTTTTGAATGAGGTGATTTTACAAGCAGAAAATCAGCATGAAATCCTAATAGGTCATTGCACTAGTGAGGTGGCTCTGACCAATACTCAGGAGCATATCCTCATGCTTTTGTCGGAGGAATCTTTAACAAATTCAGAGTTGGCTCGTCGCCTCAATGTCAGTCAGGCGGCGGTTACCAAGGCCATTAAGTCCTTGGTCAAGGAAGGGATGTTAGAAACATCTAAAGATCCTAAGGATGCGCGTGTGATTTTTTATCAATTGACTGATTTGGCTCGTCCAATCGCTGAGGAGCACCATCATCATCATGAGCATACACTTTTAACCTATGAACAAGTGGCGACTCAGTTTACTCCAAATGAACAAAAAGTGATTCAGCGGTTTTTGACTGCTTTAGTAGGAGAAATCAAATAA
- the dltC gene encoding D-alanine--poly(phosphoribitol) ligase subunit DltC produces MDIKSEVIEIIDELFMEDVSDMMDEDLFDAGVLDSMGTVELIVEIENRFDIRVPVTEFGRDDWNTANKIIAGIVELQNA; encoded by the coding sequence ATGGATATCAAATCAGAAGTTATTGAAATCATTGATGAGTTGTTTATGGAAGATGTTTCTGACATGATGGATGAAGATCTTTTTGATGCAGGTGTCTTGGATAGCATGGGCACGGTTGAATTAATTGTGGAGATTGAAAACCGTTTTGACATTCGTGTGCCTGTAACAGAGTTCGGTCGCGACGACTGGAATACAGCCAATAAAATCATAGCCGGTATTGTGGAGCTACAAAATGCTTAA